In Lujinxingia sediminis, a single genomic region encodes these proteins:
- a CDS encoding aldo/keto reductase: MSTTPNIPHRRLGKTGINVSRICLGTMMFADRTDLNEARNIADLCLERGVFFWDTADMYSRGASETMVGQLMAGRRNQIVLATKACRPMSEHPNDRGLSARHLIQACEDSLRRLNTDYIDIFYLHFTDPHTRPEETLRALEDLTRSGKIRYSGVSNHQAWEIADRIGIARTHGWQPVDVVQPLYNILNRDMERELIPMAQNYGLGVVTYSSLARGVLTGKYRWDAPAPEGSRLARGDVRMRQAEWREESLQVVDELRPLADARNIPLSQLATAWTLANPLVDSVIIGPRTLAQAEDALNSANIDWDAELEDAIDTLCPPGTHAGRHIPDQDVFPLRGRPHS, from the coding sequence ATGAGCACCACCCCGAACATCCCCCATCGCCGCCTCGGAAAAACCGGCATCAACGTCTCCCGCATCTGTCTGGGTACGATGATGTTTGCCGACCGCACCGACCTCAATGAGGCCCGCAACATCGCCGACCTCTGCCTGGAGCGTGGCGTCTTCTTCTGGGACACCGCCGATATGTACAGCCGCGGCGCCTCCGAGACGATGGTCGGCCAGCTGATGGCCGGTCGCCGCAACCAGATCGTGCTTGCCACCAAAGCCTGCCGCCCCATGAGCGAGCACCCCAACGACCGCGGCCTCTCCGCACGCCACCTCATCCAAGCCTGCGAAGACTCCCTGCGCCGACTCAACACCGACTACATCGATATCTTCTACCTCCACTTCACCGACCCACACACCCGCCCCGAAGAAACGCTGCGTGCGCTCGAAGACCTCACCCGAAGCGGGAAAATCCGCTACAGCGGCGTCTCCAACCACCAGGCCTGGGAGATCGCCGACCGTATCGGCATCGCCCGCACCCACGGCTGGCAACCGGTCGACGTCGTCCAGCCCCTCTACAACATCCTCAACCGCGACATGGAGCGCGAGCTCATCCCCATGGCCCAAAACTACGGCCTGGGCGTGGTCACCTACTCCTCCCTGGCCCGCGGTGTCCTCACCGGCAAGTACCGCTGGGACGCCCCCGCCCCCGAAGGCTCCCGTCTGGCACGCGGCGACGTGCGCATGCGCCAGGCCGAGTGGCGCGAAGAATCCCTCCAGGTCGTCGATGAACTCCGCCCCCTGGCAGACGCCCGCAACATCCCCCTAAGCCAGCTCGCGACCGCCTGGACGCTGGCCAATCCCCTGGTCGACTCCGTCATCATCGGCCCGCGCACCCTGGCCCAGGCCGAAGACGCCCTTAACAGCGCTAACATCGACTGGGACGCCGAACTCGAAGACGCCATCGACACCCTCTGCCCGCCAGGCACTCACGCCGGGCGACACATCCCCGACCAGGACGTCTTCCCTCTTCGCGGCCGCCCCCACTCCTGA
- a CDS encoding SDR family oxidoreductase produces MAKSKKNSAADATILITGAAGFVGDALLRSLLEETSAFRTIIASDIRPLAEDLPDDPRLIPADLDIRDADAVHTLIATHKPAIVVHLAAIVTPPPGDTRKLQYDVDVIGTRNVVQACAHHGVKQLIYTSSGAAYGYHPDNPPALKENDPVRGNDVFAYAHHKRTVEEDLERARQDFPHLGQLIFRVSTVLGPQTDNQITGLFEQPVVPGIRGADSPFCIVADFDVVDAIRHGIHTGKTGIYNLTGDGVLSLKEIARRMNNRYLPLPESLVRTALAALSKRGIGPYGPEQVLFIKHRPVLDNTALKRDFGFTPALNSEEAFERYRNARTFDGPATILITGAGGGLGFELARAHARRGDRLALLERDPNALERTFMMTRALGAQALAINADLRIPEDCQRAIDTTGATFGSIDVLYNNAAIPSRALFSNTTSARIEEVIDVNLMGAVRITEAALPWLTRSRGRICAISSVAGFAPLTGRTAYAASKHALHGFFESLRTELIDQGVSITLACPAYIKTAFRKDARDNASELPPSEVAEAIIDATLNRRRIALIGSTAHQAYWLNKIAPAIFERVMRRSVKHEFPT; encoded by the coding sequence ATGGCAAAGTCCAAGAAAAACTCCGCTGCAGACGCCACTATCCTCATCACCGGCGCCGCAGGCTTTGTCGGTGACGCCCTGCTGCGCTCACTCCTCGAAGAGACCTCAGCCTTTCGCACCATCATCGCCTCCGATATCCGCCCCCTGGCCGAGGATCTTCCCGATGACCCGCGCCTCATCCCCGCAGACCTCGACATCCGCGACGCTGACGCCGTTCACACCCTCATCGCCACACACAAGCCCGCCATCGTCGTCCACCTCGCAGCTATCGTCACACCTCCCCCCGGGGACACTCGCAAACTCCAGTACGATGTCGACGTGATCGGCACCCGAAACGTCGTCCAGGCCTGCGCTCACCACGGCGTCAAACAACTGATCTACACCTCCAGCGGTGCCGCCTACGGCTACCACCCTGACAACCCGCCCGCCCTCAAAGAAAACGACCCGGTCCGCGGAAACGACGTCTTCGCCTACGCCCATCACAAGCGCACGGTCGAAGAAGATCTGGAGCGCGCTCGCCAGGACTTCCCCCACCTGGGCCAGCTGATCTTCCGCGTCTCCACCGTCCTCGGCCCTCAGACCGACAACCAGATCACCGGACTCTTCGAGCAGCCCGTCGTCCCCGGCATTCGCGGCGCAGACTCCCCCTTCTGCATCGTCGCCGACTTCGACGTCGTCGACGCCATTCGCCACGGGATTCACACCGGCAAGACCGGCATCTACAACCTCACCGGCGACGGCGTCCTCTCCCTCAAAGAGATCGCCCGCCGCATGAATAACCGCTACCTCCCCCTGCCCGAATCGCTGGTGCGCACCGCTCTGGCCGCGCTCTCCAAACGCGGCATCGGGCCCTACGGGCCCGAGCAGGTCCTCTTCATCAAGCACCGCCCCGTCCTCGACAACACCGCGCTTAAACGCGACTTCGGCTTCACTCCCGCCCTGAACTCCGAAGAGGCCTTTGAGCGCTACCGCAACGCCCGCACCTTTGACGGCCCGGCCACCATACTCATCACCGGTGCCGGCGGTGGCCTGGGCTTCGAGCTCGCCCGCGCACACGCCCGCCGCGGCGACCGCCTCGCGCTCTTGGAGCGCGACCCCAACGCCCTTGAGCGCACCTTCATGATGACCCGGGCCCTGGGCGCACAAGCCCTGGCGATCAACGCCGACCTGCGCATCCCCGAGGACTGCCAGCGCGCCATCGACACGACAGGCGCCACCTTCGGCAGCATCGACGTCCTCTACAACAACGCCGCCATCCCCTCCCGCGCGCTCTTCTCAAACACCACCAGCGCCCGCATCGAAGAGGTCATCGACGTCAACCTCATGGGCGCGGTACGCATCACCGAAGCCGCCCTGCCCTGGCTCACCCGGTCCAGAGGCCGCATCTGCGCGATTTCCAGTGTTGCCGGCTTCGCTCCGCTGACCGGACGCACAGCCTACGCCGCCAGCAAACACGCGTTGCACGGCTTCTTCGAATCCCTGCGCACCGAGCTTATCGACCAGGGCGTCTCCATCACCCTGGCCTGCCCCGCCTACATCAAGACCGCCTTTCGCAAAGATGCCCGCGATAACGCCTCCGAACTTCCCCCCTCCGAGGTCGCAGAAGCCATCATCGATGCGACCCTAAACCGCCGCCGCATCGCACTTATCGGCTCCACCGCCCACCAGGCCTACTGGCTCAACAAGATCGCCCCGGCCATCTTTGAGCGCGTGATGCGACGCAGCGTCAAACACGAATTCCCCACCTGA
- a CDS encoding bile acid:sodium symporter family protein: MRESIDAIELNFEPSSLMALNAILGLIMFGIALSLRINDFRYVVKHPRAPLVGILAQFGLLPAATWGLTRLLELPPSISMGMILVASCPGGNISNFIAHLSRANTALSISVTALSTTAAMIFTPLNVAFWGSRSADTRAILTEFSLHPLDMLLNVLMLLGIPLASGMLLRHYAPSLASKAERPFKILSILLFVLLIIVAFRSNMSAFLAVIGIIFIPVALHNATAWVVGYAAGRAAGLPLEDTRALAIEVAIQNSGLGLVLIFSFFNGLGGMAVIAGWWGIWHVVAGLFMATLWSRSPGPRTAL; encoded by the coding sequence ATGCGCGAGAGCATCGACGCAATCGAGCTCAATTTCGAGCCCTCCAGCCTGATGGCCCTCAACGCCATCCTGGGGCTGATCATGTTCGGTATCGCGCTCTCCCTGCGCATCAACGACTTCCGCTACGTCGTCAAACATCCCCGCGCCCCCCTCGTCGGCATACTCGCCCAATTCGGTCTCTTGCCTGCGGCGACCTGGGGCCTCACTCGCCTCCTTGAGCTTCCCCCCTCCATCTCCATGGGCATGATCCTCGTGGCGTCTTGCCCCGGCGGAAACATCTCCAACTTCATCGCCCATCTCTCCCGGGCCAACACCGCCCTCTCCATCTCAGTGACAGCCCTGTCGACCACCGCCGCGATGATCTTCACCCCGCTCAACGTCGCCTTCTGGGGCTCCCGATCCGCCGACACCCGCGCGATCCTCACCGAGTTCAGCCTTCACCCCCTCGACATGCTCCTCAATGTTCTGATGCTCCTCGGAATCCCCCTGGCCTCGGGTATGCTCCTGCGCCACTACGCTCCCTCGCTCGCCAGCAAGGCCGAACGCCCCTTTAAAATCCTCTCGATCCTCCTCTTCGTCCTGCTCATCATCGTGGCCTTTCGCTCCAACATGAGTGCCTTTCTCGCTGTCATCGGCATCATCTTCATTCCCGTCGCCCTCCATAACGCCACCGCGTGGGTCGTGGGCTACGCCGCCGGCCGCGCCGCCGGTCTCCCCCTGGAAGACACCCGCGCGCTGGCCATTGAAGTCGCCATCCAGAACTCCGGCCTGGGACTCGTCCTCATCTTCAGCTTCTTCAACGGCCTGGGCGGCATGGCCGTCATCGCCGGATGGTGGGGAATCTGGCATGTTGTCGCTGGCCTCTTCATGGCCACTCTCTGGTCGCGCTCGCCAGGCCCCCGGACCGCCCTCTGA
- a CDS encoding flavin-containing monooxygenase has translation MSEPSTKVERIVEASAIEERAIVAGLPHGVKGEVVDRSDRVCVIGAGPAGLATGRALARNGVLYDQFERADDVGGVWDIDSEFSTMYESAHLISSKKSTQFDDFPLGEEVADYPCHRTVLTYFRDFAREFGLYERIRFGASVEEVAREGEGWRVTLDTGEAFLYDAVCIANGHLNDPNWPQFEGEFEGEIFHSCDYRSAEVFKGKRVLIVGAGNSGCDIAIDAVHQAVSVDLSMRRGYHIVPKYILGVPAADFGSGSGKLKMPMWLKQRVDTLLLRRIAPDPRKYGIPEPDHKLYESHPIVNSQLLYHLGHGDVNVRSNVARFEGKTVHFVDGSQGEYDVVVMATGYTLTFPFLDRKYLPWRGGKAPQLYLNIFHPEEDDIFVMGLIESDGGGWQIRDWQAEAVARFLVARREAPRRAEAFRQLKKGPAPDTSGGVDFSKFERMAYYVRNAVYRERIQELIGWFEAPLGRRR, from the coding sequence ATGAGTGAGCCAAGCACGAAGGTCGAACGCATCGTGGAAGCGAGCGCGATTGAGGAGAGGGCGATCGTCGCCGGATTGCCTCACGGGGTCAAGGGTGAGGTTGTGGACCGAAGCGATCGAGTATGCGTGATCGGCGCGGGGCCGGCGGGACTGGCGACGGGGCGTGCGCTGGCGCGAAACGGGGTGCTCTACGATCAGTTTGAGCGCGCCGACGATGTGGGTGGGGTGTGGGATATCGACTCGGAGTTCAGTACGATGTACGAGTCGGCGCACTTGATTTCATCGAAGAAGTCGACGCAGTTCGATGACTTTCCGCTGGGGGAGGAGGTGGCGGATTACCCGTGTCATCGCACGGTTCTGACGTATTTTCGGGATTTCGCGCGGGAGTTCGGGCTCTATGAGCGGATTCGCTTCGGTGCGAGTGTTGAGGAGGTGGCGCGCGAGGGGGAGGGCTGGCGTGTGACGTTGGATACGGGGGAGGCGTTTTTGTACGACGCGGTGTGCATCGCCAACGGGCATCTCAACGATCCGAACTGGCCGCAGTTTGAGGGGGAGTTTGAGGGGGAGATCTTTCACTCCTGCGACTATCGCAGCGCGGAGGTGTTCAAGGGGAAGCGGGTGTTGATTGTGGGGGCGGGCAACAGCGGGTGTGATATCGCGATCGACGCGGTGCACCAGGCGGTGTCGGTGGATCTATCGATGCGGCGGGGCTATCACATCGTGCCGAAGTATATTCTGGGGGTGCCAGCGGCGGATTTCGGCTCGGGCAGCGGTAAGCTGAAGATGCCGATGTGGTTGAAGCAGCGGGTGGACACGTTGTTGTTGCGTCGGATCGCGCCGGATCCGCGCAAGTACGGGATCCCGGAGCCGGACCATAAGTTGTATGAGAGCCACCCCATTGTGAACTCCCAGCTGCTTTATCATCTGGGGCATGGGGACGTGAATGTGCGCAGCAACGTCGCTCGTTTTGAGGGGAAGACGGTGCACTTTGTGGACGGGAGTCAGGGGGAGTACGACGTGGTGGTGATGGCCACTGGCTACACGCTGACGTTTCCCTTTCTGGATCGGAAGTATTTGCCCTGGCGCGGGGGGAAAGCGCCGCAGCTCTATCTGAACATCTTCCACCCGGAGGAGGATGATATCTTTGTGATGGGGTTGATTGAGAGCGACGGTGGGGGTTGGCAGATCCGCGACTGGCAGGCGGAGGCGGTGGCGCGTTTTCTGGTGGCGCGGCGAGAGGCTCCGAGGCGCGCGGAGGCGTTTCGGCAGCTTAAGAAGGGGCCGGCTCCGGATACCAGCGGCGGGGTGGATTTTTCGAAGTTCGAGCGGATGGCCTACTACGTGCGCAATGCGGTGTACCGGGAGCGGATCCAGGAGTTGATCGGGTGGTTTGAGGCGCCTCTGGGGCGGAGGCGCTGA
- a CDS encoding TetR/AcrR family transcriptional regulator, which produces MSEGRDRILKAAEELFGTHGFDRISVRDIAERAEVNKALIFYHFNSKDELFETVLLHYFESHTEALREAWTSTGSLRDRVHNMIEAYVDFIVEHRAWPKLVQHVAATEHSEHIPTVQRGLDPMIAWANETFGEIAPDEGPISVRNLFETVAGSVLHHFTYAPVLANMWQNEPLAERHLAERRAHLHWLVDVLLDAVESRAHL; this is translated from the coding sequence ATGTCTGAAGGACGCGATAGAATCCTCAAAGCCGCCGAAGAGCTCTTCGGCACCCACGGCTTCGACCGCATCAGTGTGCGTGACATCGCCGAACGTGCCGAGGTCAACAAAGCGCTGATCTTCTACCACTTCAACAGCAAAGATGAGCTCTTCGAGACCGTCCTCCTCCACTACTTCGAGAGCCACACCGAAGCCCTGCGCGAGGCCTGGACCTCCACCGGCTCCCTGCGCGACCGCGTCCACAACATGATCGAAGCCTACGTCGACTTCATCGTCGAGCACCGCGCCTGGCCCAAACTCGTCCAGCACGTCGCCGCCACCGAACACAGCGAACACATCCCCACCGTCCAGCGCGGCCTCGACCCCATGATCGCCTGGGCCAACGAAACCTTCGGAGAGATTGCCCCCGACGAAGGCCCGATCTCGGTGCGAAACCTCTTTGAAACCGTCGCCGGCTCCGTCCTCCACCACTTCACCTATGCCCCCGTGCTCGCCAATATGTGGCAGAACGAGCCCCTGGCCGAGCGCCACCTCGCCGAGCGCCGCGCTCACCTCCACTGGCTCGTCGACGTCCTTCTCGATGCCGTCGAGTCCCGAGCCCACCTCTGA
- a CDS encoding YceI family protein — translation MIGFIELSPANFFAAVIVRNDTSRMLSRMGHDHVVRAIPSQGRIELDTEQVDALSFELSFPARDLIVDADLDRPRVGLPGTIALKDRNATADNMLAKNQLDATRHPELRFACHGIKTGTDTRMQASLTVRNTRCDFELPLDLHVDPHHIRARGQIQLSHTDLGLTPYRAPLGALQNRPELTFVVELDAELNPSR, via the coding sequence ATGATTGGCTTCATCGAACTCTCCCCGGCGAACTTCTTCGCCGCTGTCATCGTCCGAAACGACACCAGCCGCATGCTCTCGCGCATGGGCCACGATCATGTCGTGCGCGCCATCCCCTCCCAGGGTCGCATCGAGCTCGACACCGAACAGGTAGACGCCCTCAGCTTTGAGCTCTCCTTTCCGGCCCGAGACCTCATCGTCGACGCCGACCTCGACCGCCCCCGCGTCGGCCTCCCCGGAACCATCGCGCTCAAAGATCGCAACGCCACCGCCGACAACATGCTTGCAAAGAACCAGCTCGACGCCACACGCCACCCCGAGCTTCGCTTTGCCTGCCACGGCATCAAAACCGGCACCGACACCCGCATGCAGGCCAGCCTCACCGTTCGCAACACCCGCTGCGACTTTGAGCTCCCCCTGGACCTTCACGTGGATCCGCACCACATCCGTGCCCGCGGCCAGATCCAGCTCTCCCACACCGACCTCGGCCTCACACCCTACCGAGCTCCCCTGGGTGCCCTGCAAAACCGCCCGGAGCTGACCTTCGTCGTTGAACTCGACGCCGAACTCAACCCCTCCCGCTGA
- a CDS encoding acetate/propionate family kinase, producing MKILVINCGSSSIKADVREHATGAFVARMDIERIGQPNATLRFDGEDVTTDLGPVDHEQALTKTIALLLQRLDNPGAIAGVGHRVVHGGARFTHPVRITTEVEDAIDELASLAPLHNPANLAGIRAARKLLPDVDHVAVFDTAFHATLPRRARTYALPYAMANDPGLRRFGFHGISHAYVAQRAAEFLDADVRDLRLITCHLGNGASLCAVEFGRSIETSMGLTPLEGLVMGTRTGDIDPGLLIHLMREHGYTVEQLDELLNRKSGLAGLSGVGNDLRDIEARAADGDDHCRLAIQVFAHRVRKYIGAYAAIMGGVDAIVFAGGIGENSALMRHRIAQRLDFLGARLDEDRNRELQLASEQPVQSFSTPHARTRLLVARTDESRAIAEAVSKLILKSDELTLDQRPIPVAVSARHVHLTREAVESLFGPGYELTPRNDLSQPGQFAAEETVRVVGPKNEFPAVRILGPTRSLNQLEISRTDEFALGIDAPVRASGDVANSPGILLVGPAGQVKLDQGVICAWRHIHMTPDDAAHFGVQDRDVVEVAVAGGDRDLTFGDVLVRVSEKYRLEMHIDTDEGNAANLGRGATGTLISTEGRAQLRRRNTRYDAVDPAAE from the coding sequence ATGAAGATCCTCGTCATCAACTGCGGCAGCTCGTCGATCAAGGCCGACGTTCGCGAACACGCCACCGGTGCCTTTGTCGCCCGCATGGACATCGAACGCATCGGCCAACCCAACGCCACGCTGCGCTTTGATGGCGAAGATGTCACCACCGACCTCGGTCCGGTCGACCACGAGCAAGCCCTGACAAAAACCATCGCCCTCCTCCTCCAGCGCCTCGATAACCCGGGCGCCATCGCCGGCGTCGGACACCGGGTCGTCCACGGCGGCGCGCGCTTCACCCACCCGGTCCGCATCACCACCGAGGTCGAAGACGCCATCGACGAACTCGCAAGCCTCGCCCCCCTGCACAACCCCGCAAACCTGGCCGGCATCCGCGCCGCCCGCAAACTCCTCCCCGACGTCGACCACGTCGCCGTCTTTGACACCGCCTTCCACGCTACCCTCCCTCGACGCGCCCGCACCTACGCGCTGCCCTACGCGATGGCCAACGACCCCGGCCTGCGCCGCTTTGGCTTCCATGGCATCAGCCACGCCTACGTCGCTCAGCGCGCCGCCGAGTTCCTCGACGCCGACGTGCGCGACCTGCGCCTGATCACCTGCCACCTCGGCAACGGTGCCAGCCTCTGCGCCGTCGAGTTCGGCCGCTCCATCGAAACCTCCATGGGTCTCACTCCCCTGGAAGGCCTCGTCATGGGCACCCGCACCGGTGACATCGATCCCGGTCTGCTCATCCACCTGATGCGGGAACACGGCTACACGGTCGAACAACTCGACGAACTCCTCAACCGCAAAAGCGGCCTGGCCGGCCTCTCCGGCGTCGGCAATGACCTTCGCGACATTGAGGCCCGCGCCGCCGACGGCGACGACCACTGCCGACTCGCCATCCAGGTCTTCGCCCACCGCGTGCGCAAATACATCGGCGCCTACGCCGCCATCATGGGCGGCGTCGACGCTATCGTGTTTGCCGGGGGCATCGGCGAAAACAGCGCGCTGATGCGACATCGCATCGCCCAGCGCCTCGACTTCCTCGGTGCGCGCCTTGATGAAGACCGCAACCGCGAGCTCCAACTCGCCAGCGAACAACCCGTTCAGAGCTTCTCCACTCCCCACGCTCGCACTCGCCTCCTCGTCGCCCGCACCGACGAGAGCCGCGCCATCGCCGAGGCCGTCTCCAAACTCATCCTCAAATCCGACGAACTCACCCTCGACCAACGCCCCATCCCTGTCGCCGTCTCCGCACGCCATGTCCACCTTACCCGCGAGGCGGTTGAATCCCTCTTCGGCCCCGGGTACGAGCTCACGCCCCGAAACGACCTCTCCCAACCCGGCCAGTTTGCCGCCGAAGAGACCGTGCGCGTCGTCGGACCCAAAAACGAGTTTCCCGCCGTCCGTATCCTCGGCCCCACCCGCTCACTCAACCAGCTCGAGATCTCACGCACCGACGAGTTCGCCCTGGGCATCGACGCCCCGGTGCGCGCCTCCGGCGACGTCGCCAACAGCCCGGGCATCCTGCTCGTCGGCCCCGCCGGACAGGTCAAACTCGACCAGGGCGTCATCTGCGCCTGGCGCCACATCCACATGACGCCCGATGACGCCGCACACTTCGGTGTCCAGGACCGCGACGTCGTCGAAGTCGCCGTCGCCGGGGGCGACCGCGACCTCACCTTCGGCGATGTCCTCGTCCGCGTCTCCGAAAAATACCGTCTGGAGATGCACATCGACACCGATGAGGGCAACGCCGCAAACCTTGGCCGCGGTGCCACAGGCACCCTCATCTCCACCGAAGGTCGCGCTCAGCTGCGCCGCCGCAACACCCGCTACGATGCCGTCGATCCGGCCGCAGAATAG